The Oceaniferula marina genome segment ACCGTCGCAAACTCGACAGCTACTAGCTGTCGGGTGCTGCGACTTGTTAGCCCAATTTTTTAGTTCTCTTGGGGAATCCAGCCTTCCTTATGGTAGTAGAGAAAATCATGCTCGTCAGGGCAACGCCCCCAAAAATAATTACGGTCTGGATGACTAGTAGTCCCACCCCAAAAGGCTGGATTCAACTCCTTTTTACAGGTGGGGCAATTCAAATCAAGTGGAGCGACGGTATCTTGAGCTTCCCAATATGAACGGTAATACTGAATCTTCTTAGCAAGCTCAACAGGTTCACCACGGAGTCTTCGATTCACAGCATACAAAACGATACTCGATAAATCATCTCGATGGTAAATCCCCTGTCGTATTAAATACAACCTAACCTCAGAATCAGTGCGATTAAGGTCACCATTACGAAGGCTCAGTCCCATACCGAAGTGGTCAATCATATCATCCCCATTATCAGACTCTTTGATTATCTTCTTCGTCTCATCGGGCATTTGATCAATTATCACAGAAATTAGCTCTTCAAATTCTTGAGGCAGTAAATCCCCTTGTTTGAGGGTAGACGGTTGAACTAAATCCTGAATTGATCCTTCCTGATTCGTGCGGTCTTTGCAGGACAAAAGACAGCAGATGGCGATCAGATATGCGATTCTCATTTTTTGGCTAACGTAAAGTTCACCCGTGGCGATGAAACCGTGGATGAAAAGATTAAAGTTTCAATTTTGATTAACAGTCACAAAACCTGACACCGTAGCTACTAGCCATCGGGTGCAACGTCTTGTTAGGCCTGTTTATTTCTAGAACG includes the following:
- a CDS encoding DUF6794 domain-containing protein is translated as MRIAYLIAICCLLSCKDRTNQEGSIQDLVQPSTLKQGDLLPQEFEELISVIIDQMPDETKKIIKESDNGDDMIDHFGMGLSLRNGDLNRTDSEVRLYLIRQGIYHRDDLSSIVLYAVNRRLRGEPVELAKKIQYYRSYWEAQDTVAPLDLNCPTCKKELNPAFWGGTTSHPDRNYFWGRCPDEHDFLYYHKEGWIPQEN